In Blastococcus saxobsidens DD2, the genomic stretch GACCGCCTGACGCACACCTGACCGGCAGCCGCCGGTCACCACGGGCCCGGGTTCCGCCGCCGACGGCGGGGTCCGGGCCCCCGGCGTTCCTGGGGCCCGGCCCAGCGTCGCCTCGCGGACCGCTTCGGCGCCACCTCATCCGTCCCACCGGCCACGGCCCTCCGGCGCAGCCCCGCGCGTCCCGCGGCGAGGCGGTGGCCGCGCCTAGCATTCCCAGCCGGCTGTCACGACCCGAACGCGGAAGGGGGGACCGACCGTTGATGAGCGACACGCAGCCCATCGAGCGGGTGCCCCCACCGCCACCGCCGCCGCCGGCTGTCCGGCCTGCCCCGGGCCGCTGGCGCGCCGTCGCCCAGGGGACCGGGGAGCTGCTGGTCACCGGCGGGCTGGTCGTCCTGCTGTTCGTCGGCTACGAGGTCTACGTCACCGACCTGCTGACCGAGCGCCGGCAGGACCAGCTGAGCGTGGAACTGCACGAGCGGTGGGAGGAGGACGCCCCCGCGGAGGCCGGGCTGGTGCAGGTCGAGATCGGCGACGCCTTCGGTGTCCTGCGCATCCCGCGGCTGGGCGAGGACTACGCCCGCGTGATCCTCGAGGGGACCACCGAGGCCGAGCTGTCGCAGGGCCCGGGCCACTACGCCGGGACGGCGATGCCCGGTGAGCCGGGCAACGTGGCGCTCGCCGGTCACCGCGTGGGCAAGGGCTCGCCGTTCCTGGAGCTGGACCTCGTGCAGCCCGGTGACCCGATCGTCGTGGAGACGGCCGACAGCTGGTTCGTCTACCGGGTGCTCGGGAACGCCGCGACCGGCAACGTCGACACCGACCCCAGCGGCATCCCGGGCCGCCACATCGTCCGGCCGGAGACGATCGAGGTCATCTCCCCGACGCCGAACGCGAGCGCCGACGCGGCCCCGACCGGCGCCTATCTGACCCTGACCACCTGCCACCCCCGGTTCTCCGCGCGCCAGCGGCTGATCGTCCACGCCCGCCTGGACGGCGCCGGCATCCCGAAGGCCGAGATGCCCGACGGCCCGCCGGCGCTGCGCGAGAGCTGAACGGAGCACACCCGATGTACCCCTGGATCTGGCGGCACCTCCCCGGCGGCGCCGGCCTGAAGGCGGTGCAGGCGCTCGTGCTCGTGCTCGCCGTCTGCGCGCTGCTGCTGTTCGTCGTCTTCCCGTGGGTGGAGCCCCGGCTGCCGTTCAACGACGTCACCGTCGGCAGCTGACCCGGCGGGCTCAGCCCGGCAGGGCGGCGAGGACGGCGTCCAGCACCCGTGCGGCACCGAAGCGCACGACGTCGTCGGCCACGAGGCCCGTCTCCGCGGCGGCGTCGTCGACCGCTCGCCGCGCGGCGGCGTCGTCCAGGCCCGCGGTGTTCAGCGCCACGGCGGCGACCCGCGCGGGCCGCACCCACCCGGCGGCCTGCTCGTACCCGCGGACGATCTCGGGCAGCGGCGGGAGGGCCGTGCCGGGGTAGTCGAAGACGGCGGTCCGCCCCGCCCGGTGGCACAGCACCAGCGCGTCGGCCGATGACCCGTGCAGCAGGCCGAGCGTCACGCCCGAGTAGGCCGGGTGGTAGATCGAGCCCTGCCCTTCCAGCCAGAGCAGGTCGCCGCGGTCCGCCCCCTCGCGGACCAGGCGGTCGGCCGCTCCGGCGACGAAGTCGGAGATCACGTGGTCGACGGCCATGCCCCAGCCGGAGATGGCGACGCCGGTCTGCCCGGTGGCCACGAACACCGAGCCGAGCCCGCGGGCACGCGCGGCCCGGTCCAGCTCTA encodes the following:
- a CDS encoding class E sortase, which gives rise to MSDTQPIERVPPPPPPPPAVRPAPGRWRAVAQGTGELLVTGGLVVLLFVGYEVYVTDLLTERRQDQLSVELHERWEEDAPAEAGLVQVEIGDAFGVLRIPRLGEDYARVILEGTTEAELSQGPGHYAGTAMPGEPGNVALAGHRVGKGSPFLELDLVQPGDPIVVETADSWFVYRVLGNAATGNVDTDPSGIPGRHIVRPETIEVISPTPNASADAAPTGAYLTLTTCHPRFSARQRLIVHARLDGAGIPKAEMPDGPPALRES
- a CDS encoding DUF1611 domain-containing protein, which gives rise to MSGERLAVLTGGQLAESYAKTAHGVLRYGTREVVCVIDPVHAGRPAVDVVPFCASPAPVVADVATARDLGATTVLLGVAPLGGRLTAAWRETLLAALRMGLHVEAGLHTDLGADPELAAAARAAGVGIRDLRAVPADLGVPLAEPVGAQVVHTVGSDCAIGKMSVVLELDRAARARGLGSVFVATGQTGVAISGWGMAVDHVISDFVAGAADRLVREGADRGDLLWLEGQGSIYHPAYSGVTLGLLHGSSADALVLCHRAGRTAVFDYPGTALPPLPEIVRGYEQAAGWVRPARVAAVALNTAGLDDAAARRAVDDAAAETGLVADDVVRFGAARVLDAVLAALPG